In Clavibacter californiensis, the sequence TGGCGAAGCCGTAGAGGAAGATGCCGATGGCGAACTGGACTGAGCGACGGAGCATGGGGGAGATCCAATCGCGCCCGGGGGTTGCGGGACAAGATGCCAATCGACAGGCTGTGGCCTCATGACCCTCGCTGCATCCGCTCCCTCCGCCGTGCTCGGCCCGACCGCCCTCACGGCGCTGCTGGGGGAGTGGGCGCGACCCGGGAGCCCGGCGTACCAGGCGCTCGCGGACGGGATCCGGCACCTCGTGCTCGATGGGCGCGTGCCCGTGGGGGCCCGGCTGCCGGCGGAACGCGAGCTCGCCGCCGCTCTCGGGCTCAGCCGCACCACCGTCGCGGCGGCGTACGCGGCGCTGCGCGGGACCGGCCACCTGGCGAGCCGCCGCGGCTCGGGCAGCGTGACGCGGATCCCCAGGAGCCCCCTCCGCGCGGAGGGCGGCGGCCGCGAGGTCGCGGACATGAGCCGCGCGGCGGTCCCCGCGGCGCCCGCGCTCTCCGACGCCGCGATGCGCGCCGCCGCCCGGCTGCCCGCGCACCTCGAGGGGCACGGCTACGACGTCGACGGGCTGCCGGAGCTCCGCGAGGCCATCGCCGCCCGCTACCGCGCGCGCGGCCTCCCGACCGAGGCCGACGACGTCATGGTGACCGTCGGCGCGCAGCACGCGATCGGCCTCCTCGCCGCCGTGCTCGTGCACCGCGGCGACCGCGCGCTCGTCGAGCAGCCGAGCTACCCCCACGCGATCCAGGCGCTGCGCGACTCCGGCGCGCGGCTCGTCGGGGCGGGCGTCGGCGCCGACGGCTGGGACGAGGACGTGCTCGAGCAGACGATCCGCCGCACCCGGCCCGCGCTGGCCTACCTCATGCCCGACTTCCACAACCCGACGGGACGCACGATGCCCGAGGACCAGCGCGCGCGGATCGTGGCGCTCGCCGAGGCGCACGGAGTCACCGTGATCGCCGACGAGACCACGGCCGAGCTCGACATCGACCGGGCGACCGTGCATCCGCCGCTCGCCGTGCACGGGTCGCCGGGCGCGGTCGTGCTCGTCGGGTCGGTGGGCAAGACGGTGTGGGGTGGGCTGCGGGTCGGGTGGATCCGCGCCGGCCGGCCGCTCCTGCGCGACCTCGCCCGGGCGCGCTCGGCTCGCGACCTCGGCACGCCCGTTCTCGAGCAGCTGGTGGTGGCCGAGGTGCTGGGCGGCATGGACGGGATCCTCGCCGAGCGCGGCGCGCGCCTGCGCGAGACGCGCGACCACGTCGAGGCCGAGCTCGCGCGGCGCTTCCCCGGCTGGGAGGTCCCGCACGTCGACGGCGGGCTCGCGGTGTGGGTCGGGATCGGCGCTCCCGTGAGCACGGAGCTCGCGCTGGCCGCCCGGTCGCGGGGGCTCGCGATCACGGGCGGGAGCCGGTTCGGGCACGACGGCGCGTTCGAGCGGTTCCTGCGGATCCCCATCACGGCGACGCCGGCCGCCACCGACCGGGCGCTCGACATCCTCGAGGACGCCTGGCGCGGCATCGCGCCCGACGCCGGCCGGATCGACGCCGGCCGGGAGCACGACGTCGTGGACCGGTCGGTCCTGGTCTAGGGCGGGCGCGCGCTGGGGGCGCCCGGTGTCCGCGGGGCGCCGGACACCGGACGGCCGCCTGGGGATTGCCCTTAGTGCACGAAGGAGTTGGGCGGGCGCGAGCATACTGAACCGGTGACCATCGACCTGCCTCCCGTCAGCCGTTCCTACATCAGCCGCCCCTACCCGCTCGGCGCGACCGTCGTCGCCCGCGATGGAGGGCTGCCCAGCGGCCTCAACGTCGCCGTGTACTCCGAGACCGCCGAGGCGGTGGAGGTGTGCGTCTTCGACCATGACGGCACCGAGTCCCGCACCCGCCTCTCCGAGCGCACCGGCCACGTGTTCCACGGCCTCGTCGAGGGCGCGGGCATCGGCACCCGCTACGGCCTCCGCGTCCACGGCGAGTGGGACCCCGCCCGCGGCCTCCGCCACAACCCCGCCAAGCTCCTGCTCGACCCCTACGCCATCGCGATCGAGGGCCACCCCACCTGGGGCGAGGAGGTCTTCGCGCACACCTTCGCGGATCCCTCCGCCATCAACGACATCGACTCCGCCGCCTCGATGCCCCGCTCCGTCGTGGCCGACCGCCGCTTCGACTGGGAGGACGACGAGGCCCCGCGCACCCCGCTCGACGAGACTGTCGTCTACGAGGTCCACGTGAAGGGCTTCACGCAGCAGCTCGAGTCGGTGCCCGAGGAGATCCGCGGCACCTACGCCGGCCTCGCGCACCCCAGCGCCATCGAGTACCTCACCGACCTCGGCGTCACGAGCGTCGAGCTGCTGCCCGTGCACCACTTCATGCAGGACTCGCACCTCGAGGAGAAGGGCCTCCGCAACTACTGGGGCTACAACTCCATCGGCTTCCTCGCGCCGAACTCCGACTACAGCTCCGCGGGCGACGGCGGCCAGCAGGTCGCCGAGTTCAAGGAGATGGTGAAGGCGCTGCACGCCGCCGGCCTCGAGGTCATCCTCGACGTGGTCTACAACCACACGGCCGAGGGCAACCACATGGGTCCGTCGCTGTCGCTCAAGGGCATCGACAACGCGTCCTACTACCGGCTCGTGGAGGGCGACGAGGCGTCGTACTTCGACACCACCGGCACCGGCAACAGCCTCAACGTCGGCCACCCGGCCGCGCTCGCGCTGATCATGGACTCGCTCCGCTACTGGGTCGAGGAGATGCACGTCGACGGCTTCCGCTTCGACCTCGCCACGACGCTCACGCGCCAGGACGGCGACGCGGAGCTGCACAGCGCGTTCCTCACCCTCGTCCACCAGGACCCGGTGCTCGCGCCCGTGAAGATGATCGCCGAGCCGTGGGACACCGCCGGCTACCAGGTCGGCGGCTTCCCCGCCGACTGGTCCGAGTGGAACGGCAAGTTCCGCGACGACGTGCGCGACTTCTGGCACAGCGGGCAGAACGTGCTCGGCGCGCTGGCCCAGCGGATCACCGGCAGCCCGGACGTGTACGAGTCCGGCCGCCGCTCCCCGCTGTGCAGCGTGAACTTCATCACGGCGCACGACGGCTTCACGCTCGCGGACCTCACCTCGTACGACGAGAAGCACAACGAGGCCAACGGCGAGGACAACAACGACGGCGAGAGCGACAACCGCTCCTCGAACGCCGGCGTCGAGGGGCCGACGGACGACCCCGAGATCAACGCGATCCGCGACCGCCAGCGCCGCAACATGCTCGGCACGCTGCTGCTGTCGTCGGGCGTCCCCATGGTGCTCGGCGGCGACGAGATCGCGCGCACGCAGGGCGGCAACAACAACGCGTACTGCCAGGACGACGAGATCTCGTGGTTCGACTGGGCGAACGCGGACCGCGAGCTGCAGGAGTTCACGCGCAAGCTGATCCGCCTGCGCCGCGGCAACCGGGCGCTGCGTCCCATCTGGTTCCGCGGCGACGACGTCGAGGGCCAGGAGGAGGCCGTGCGCTTCATCCGGGCCGACGGCGCCACGCTGAACCCGGAGGACTGGACGGACCCGAACGCCTTCAGCATCGGCGTCATCATGAAGGGAAAGGACAGCGACGCGTTCTTCGTCGCGTTCAACGCGGCCGAGGGTCCGGTCGAGTTCCAGCTGCCCGAGGGTCTCGGCGTCTCATGGCACCTGGCGATCTCGTCGGACTCCGAGCAGAACGTGACGGAGGACGCGACGAGCATCCTCACGCGCGATCGCTCCTTCACGGTGCTGCGGGCCGCGCGCTCCTAGCCGCACCCGCACGACCGGCCGACGCGCCCCCGGGAGACCGGGGGCGCGTCGCCGCGTCCGGGGTCGGCGCCGGGCGGGCGTACCGTGGGGACGCCCCGTCTCCGCACCCGGGGAGATCGGACCCCGTGTGACCTCATCGCCCGCCCCGCGGCCGCCGTCGACCCGGACGCTCGACCTCGAGGCCGCGATGCGGGCGAGCGTCGGCCTCCTCGTGCCGCTGGTGGTGCTGCTCGCGATCGACCGCCTCGACCTCGCGCTCTACGCGTCGTTCGGCGCCTTCACCGGGCTCTACGGGCGGAACGAGCGGTACCGGCTGCGACTCGCGAGCGTCGGCGCCGGGGCCGCCATGATGCTCGTCGCGATCTCGACGGGCGTGCTGCTCTCGCTCGACGACGCGCCGCTCGGGCTCGAGGCGGTGGGGCTCGCGATCGTGCTGGGCGGGGCGTCGCTCGTGTCGACGGCGATGAGCCTGGTGCCGCCGCATCCGCTGTTCCCGGTGTTCGGGCTCGTGGTGTGCGCGGCCGTGCCGGTCGATGCCGCGCAGGCGCGCGACGCGCTCGTGACGGCGGTCGCGGCGATCCTCTTCTCCGCCGGCGTCTGCATGTCCGGGTGGCTGCTCCGACGCTGGACGCCCGACGCGCACGCGCACCGGTTCCGCGCGCTGCCGCGGATCCCCGTGCGCGACGCCGCCGTGCACCGCGACCCCGCCGCGTGGACCGCCGTGGTCGCGAACGTCGTCGGCGCGCTCGTGGCGGGCGCGATCGCCGTGGCGCTCGGGCTCGGGCACCACTACTGGGCGGTCGTGACGCTCGTCGCGGTGCTGCCCGTGGTGCGCGGCCCGCTGTCGTTCACGCGCGTGGCGCACCGGGTGCTCGGGACGCTGGCCGGGTCGGCGGTGGCCGCGGGGATCCTCGCGCTGCACCTGCCGGCGCCGGCTGTGATCGCCGTCGCCGTCGCGTGCCAGTTCGCGGCCGAGCTCGCGGTCGGGAAGCACTACGGAGTGGCGCTCGTCTTCATCACGCCGCTCGCGCTCGTGATGGGCGGCCTCGGTCGCACGCTGCCCGTGCTGCCGCTCGTGGCGGACCGGGTGGTCGACACGGTCGTCGGCGCCGCGGTGGGCGTGGTCGTGATCCTCGTGCTGCGCGCTCTGGCGGCGCGGCGTCAGCGGCCGGCGGCAGCGGCCGGACGGGCCTAGGGCAGGACCGTGGTGCTCCAGCCGTAGATGCGGCCGTTCGCGCCGAAGACGTTCCAGCCGTCGGCGCAGGTGACCGTCGCGGGGTCGATCTCCGGCGGCCACCAGGTGTCCTGGATGGTGGTCATCTGCAGGTCGGTGCAGCCGCCGGGCGCGGGCGCGGGCGTCGCGGTCTGGACGGCGACGATGCTGCCGGCCTTCGCCTCGGACTTGGTGCGGATGAGCGTGCCGTCCGCCGGGATCCACGTCGGCATCGCCGTGCCGAGGGCGGTCTGGGCGTCCGCCGTGGTCGCGTAGATCTCCGTGGTGGGCGACGTGAACTGCGCGCTGGCCCCGCATCCGGACAGGAGCGCCGCGCTCGCGACGGCGGCCAGGACGGTGAGGGTCGGTCGATGCATCCCCCTAGTGTGCCTCGTCAGCGGCGGCGGCGGATCCGGATGGGCCCCTTGGCCGTGGAGGGGTCGACGACCGAGCCCTTCTGGGTGATCTCCACCTCGCCCGCATCGACGAGCCTCCGGGCCGCGCGGCGGGCGGGCTCCATGAGCTCGCGCCAGTCGTCGGGCGACTCCGCGCGCGCGGCCTCCGACGGGCAGATGGTGGCGCCGCCGGCGCGGTGCGCGAGGAGGTCGAGGATCCGCCGCTCGAGCCGCTCGTCGACGTCGCTGACGCCGCGCCGCCGGCACGCGTCGCTGCAGTAGCGCACCTCGTACCAGTCGCGCTCCCACTTCCTCCGCCACTCGATGGTGCGGCCGCACGAGGCGCAGGTCTTGGGCTCGGGGACGCGCTCCTTCGTGCTCGATGCCCGGTGCGCCATCCCTCCAGCATGCTCCGCGGAGAGGGGCGTCGGCTGGATGCGGTGATCCGGTGCTGAAAACCCGGCGCGAGCGGGGATTTCCCGACGCCGGGTGCGATACTTCCCCCACGGGGCGGGTTCCCGGTGCGGGCGATCAGCGGTCCGAGCGACCGCCGCACCCGCGGCCCGCGTCCCACAAGGAGCACCCCCTGCATCTCCTCTCCGTCTTCAGCCTCCGCAACCGGGCACTGATCGCGCTCATCACGATCGTCATCGGGGTGTTCGGCGGCATCGCGCTCACGACGCTCAAGCAGGAGCTCATCCCCTCGGTGTCGTTCCCGCAGCTCGCGGTCGTCACGGCCTACCCGGGCGCGTCGCCCGCGGTCGTGGACACGGACGTGTCGACGCCCATCGAGCGCGCGATCCAGGCGGTCCCTGGCCTGGAGTCCTCCACCGCGACCTCGCGCACCGACTCCTCCGTCATCTCCGCATCGTTCACCTACGGCACCGACCTCGCGACGGCCGAGCAGAAGATCGACCAGGCCATCAACCGGATCCGCACCACGTTGCCCGACGGGATCGACCCCGTCGTGATCGCGGGCAGCATCGACGACCTGCCGGTGATCCAGATCGCGGTCACGAGCGACCTCAGCCCGCAGGACCTCACGGCCGCGCTCGAGCGCTCGACCCTGGGCGACATCCGCAAGCTCGCGGGCGTGCGCGACGCGAGCCTCCTGGGGACGGTCGGGCAGCGCGTGGTCATCACGCCGGATCCCGCCGAGGTGCAGGCCGCCGGCCTCACGAACCAGGCGATCCGCGACGCGCTCGACGCGAACGGCTCGCTCCTGCCCGCGGGATCCGTGACGGAGGACGGCACCACGCTGTCGGTGCAGTCGGGGACGCGCCTCGGATCCACCCAGGATCTCGCCTCGCTGCCGCTGCTGGGTGCGGCGGGCGGTCGCGCGCTCACGATCGGCGACGTCGCCACCGTGGAGCTCGGCCAGGATCCGACCACCGGCATCTCGCGCGTCGACGGACAGCCGTCCCTCACCATCGCGGTGACGAAGACGCCCGCGGGCAACACCGTCGACGTCTCGCACCTCGTCACCCAGCTCCTGCCGCAGCTGTCGGAGGATCTGGGCAGCAACACGAAGTTCACGGTCGTGTTCGACCAGGCGCCGTTCATCGAGCAGTCGATCTCGAGCCTCACCACCGAGGGCCTGCTCGGCCTCGTGTTCGCCGTGCTCGTGATCCTCGTGTTCCTGATGTCGATCCGGTCGACCATCGTGACCGCGATCTCCATCCCCGCATCGGTGCTCATCACCTTCATCGGGATGCTCGCCTCGGGCTACACGCTCAACATCATCACGCTCGGCGCGCTGACGATCGCGGTCGGGCGCGTGGTGGACGACTCGATCGTGGTGATCGAGAACATCAAGCGGCACCTCTCCTTCACGCCCGACCGGCTCGACGCGATCCGCGCGGCCGTGCGCGAGGTCGCGGGCGCGGTCACGGCGTCGACCGCCACGACCGTCGCGGTGTTCCTGCCGATCGCGCTCGTGGGCGACATCACGGGCGAGCTGTTCCGGCCGTTCGCGCTGACCGTGACCATCGCGCTCGCCGCGTCGCTGTTCGTCGCGCTGACGATCGTGCCGGTGCTCGCGTACTGGTTCCTGCGGCCCGAGTGCGAGTCACGTCGGGCGCGGAGGAAGGCGGCCGCCGCGGAGGCCGCGGCGACCACGCGCACGGGAGCGCATGCCGCCGTCCGTGGATCCGTCGACGACCGCGGGCGATCGGGCCGGCGGGCCCGCGGATCGCACGCCGCCGACGGCCAGAGCGAGGTCCAGAGCGGCGGCGAGGGCATCGGCGCGCCCACGCGCCTCCAGCGCGGCTACCGGCCGATCCTCGCGTGGACGCTGAAGCACTCGGCCGTCACGCTGATCCTCGCGATCCTCGTGCTCGGCGGCACGGTCGCGCTCATCCCGAGCATGAAGACCAACTTCCTCGGCGACAGCGGCCAGAACACGCTGACCGTGTCGCAGGAGCTGCCGAGCGACACCAGCCTCGAGGCGCAGGACACCGCGGCCACGAAGGTGGAGCAGGCGCTCATCGGCGTGCAGGGCGTCGACACCGTGCAGACCTCGATCGGCTCGGACAGCACCTCGCTCACCTCGGCCTTCGGGGGCGGAGGCGGGATCACGTTCGCGCTCACCACCGACGCGGACGCCGACCAGGACGCCATCCGGGAGCGCGTGCGCACCGCGGTCGACGGCCTCACCGACGTGGGCGACGTGTCGCTCGCGGCGGCGTCGGGCGGCTTCTCCTCGAGCGACATCACCGTGGAGATCACCGCCAACGACTCCGACGACCTCAAGACCTCGGCGGACGCTGTCCTCGCGGCCGTCAAGGACATCCCGTCCATCGAGCAGGCCACGAGCAACCTCTCCGAGACGCAGCCGTACATCGCCGTGACCGTGGACCGGGCCAAGGCCGCCGCGGCCGGGCTCAGCGAGCAGGCCGTGGGCGGCATCGTCACGGCGAGCCGACTGCCTGCCGCGGTCGGGCAGGTCGTGATCGACGAGAAGACGCTGTCCATCTACATCCAGGACCCGGACGCCGCGCAGAGCCTGCAGGCGCTGCGCGACTTCCGGATCCCCACCGCGCGCGGGTTCGTGCCGCTCAGCGACCTCGCGACCGTCGAGATCGCGGACG encodes:
- the yczR gene encoding MocR-like transcription factor YczR, coding for MTLAASAPSAVLGPTALTALLGEWARPGSPAYQALADGIRHLVLDGRVPVGARLPAERELAAALGLSRTTVAAAYAALRGTGHLASRRGSGSVTRIPRSPLRAEGGGREVADMSRAAVPAAPALSDAAMRAAARLPAHLEGHGYDVDGLPELREAIAARYRARGLPTEADDVMVTVGAQHAIGLLAAVLVHRGDRALVEQPSYPHAIQALRDSGARLVGAGVGADGWDEDVLEQTIRRTRPALAYLMPDFHNPTGRTMPEDQRARIVALAEAHGVTVIADETTAELDIDRATVHPPLAVHGSPGAVVLVGSVGKTVWGGLRVGWIRAGRPLLRDLARARSARDLGTPVLEQLVVAEVLGGMDGILAERGARLRETRDHVEAELARRFPGWEVPHVDGGLAVWVGIGAPVSTELALAARSRGLAITGGSRFGHDGAFERFLRIPITATPAATDRALDILEDAWRGIAPDAGRIDAGREHDVVDRSVLV
- the glgX gene encoding glycogen debranching protein GlgX; translation: MTIDLPPVSRSYISRPYPLGATVVARDGGLPSGLNVAVYSETAEAVEVCVFDHDGTESRTRLSERTGHVFHGLVEGAGIGTRYGLRVHGEWDPARGLRHNPAKLLLDPYAIAIEGHPTWGEEVFAHTFADPSAINDIDSAASMPRSVVADRRFDWEDDEAPRTPLDETVVYEVHVKGFTQQLESVPEEIRGTYAGLAHPSAIEYLTDLGVTSVELLPVHHFMQDSHLEEKGLRNYWGYNSIGFLAPNSDYSSAGDGGQQVAEFKEMVKALHAAGLEVILDVVYNHTAEGNHMGPSLSLKGIDNASYYRLVEGDEASYFDTTGTGNSLNVGHPAALALIMDSLRYWVEEMHVDGFRFDLATTLTRQDGDAELHSAFLTLVHQDPVLAPVKMIAEPWDTAGYQVGGFPADWSEWNGKFRDDVRDFWHSGQNVLGALAQRITGSPDVYESGRRSPLCSVNFITAHDGFTLADLTSYDEKHNEANGEDNNDGESDNRSSNAGVEGPTDDPEINAIRDRQRRNMLGTLLLSSGVPMVLGGDEIARTQGGNNNAYCQDDEISWFDWANADRELQEFTRKLIRLRRGNRALRPIWFRGDDVEGQEEAVRFIRADGATLNPEDWTDPNAFSIGVIMKGKDSDAFFVAFNAAEGPVEFQLPEGLGVSWHLAISSDSEQNVTEDATSILTRDRSFTVLRAARS
- a CDS encoding FUSC family protein; protein product: MTSSPAPRPPSTRTLDLEAAMRASVGLLVPLVVLLAIDRLDLALYASFGAFTGLYGRNERYRLRLASVGAGAAMMLVAISTGVLLSLDDAPLGLEAVGLAIVLGGASLVSTAMSLVPPHPLFPVFGLVVCAAVPVDAAQARDALVTAVAAILFSAGVCMSGWLLRRWTPDAHAHRFRALPRIPVRDAAVHRDPAAWTAVVANVVGALVAGAIAVALGLGHHYWAVVTLVAVLPVVRGPLSFTRVAHRVLGTLAGSAVAAGILALHLPAPAVIAVAVACQFAAELAVGKHYGVALVFITPLALVMGGLGRTLPVLPLVADRVVDTVVGAAVGVVVILVLRALAARRQRPAAAAGRA
- a CDS encoding DUF2256 and DUF3253 domain-containing protein, with the protein product MAHRASSTKERVPEPKTCASCGRTIEWRRKWERDWYEVRYCSDACRRRGVSDVDERLERRILDLLAHRAGGATICPSEAARAESPDDWRELMEPARRAARRLVDAGEVEITQKGSVVDPSTAKGPIRIRRRR
- a CDS encoding efflux RND transporter permease subunit; this translates as MHLLSVFSLRNRALIALITIVIGVFGGIALTTLKQELIPSVSFPQLAVVTAYPGASPAVVDTDVSTPIERAIQAVPGLESSTATSRTDSSVISASFTYGTDLATAEQKIDQAINRIRTTLPDGIDPVVIAGSIDDLPVIQIAVTSDLSPQDLTAALERSTLGDIRKLAGVRDASLLGTVGQRVVITPDPAEVQAAGLTNQAIRDALDANGSLLPAGSVTEDGTTLSVQSGTRLGSTQDLASLPLLGAAGGRALTIGDVATVELGQDPTTGISRVDGQPSLTIAVTKTPAGNTVDVSHLVTQLLPQLSEDLGSNTKFTVVFDQAPFIEQSISSLTTEGLLGLVFAVLVILVFLMSIRSTIVTAISIPASVLITFIGMLASGYTLNIITLGALTIAVGRVVDDSIVVIENIKRHLSFTPDRLDAIRAAVREVAGAVTASTATTVAVFLPIALVGDITGELFRPFALTVTIALAASLFVALTIVPVLAYWFLRPECESRRARRKAAAAEAAATTRTGAHAAVRGSVDDRGRSGRRARGSHAADGQSEVQSGGEGIGAPTRLQRGYRPILAWTLKHSAVTLILAILVLGGTVALIPSMKTNFLGDSGQNTLTVSQELPSDTSLEAQDTAATKVEQALIGVQGVDTVQTSIGSDSTSLTSAFGGGGGITFALTTDADADQDAIRERVRTAVDGLTDVGDVSLAAASGGFSSSDITVEITANDSDDLKTSADAVLAAVKDIPSIEQATSNLSETQPYIAVTVDRAKAAAAGLSEQAVGGIVTASRLPAAVGQVVIDEKTLSIYIQDPDAAQSLQALRDFRIPTARGFVPLSDLATVEIADGPATVTTTGGFRSATVSATPGSDDVGFASSEVSQAVAGVQLPAGAQASLGGVASQQSDAFGQLGLAVLAAILIVYIIMVATFRSLIQPLVLLVSVPFAATGAVLLQVVTGIPLGVASIIGLLMLVGIVVTNAIVLIDLVNQYRTRGMALREAILQGAGRRLRPILMTALATIFALLPLAIGLTGHGGFISQPLAIVVIGGLLSSTVLTLLVLPSLYSLVERAGLRIRARGDRKRAERGLPAGGSAATTESGTAS